From Deltaproteobacteria bacterium, a single genomic window includes:
- a CDS encoding glycyl-radical enzyme activating protein, whose amino-acid sequence MPETCLVTDIQKFAVNDGPGFRTNVFLKGCPLSCAWCHNPETISREPEIFWKRRLCVQCGACLTACPKDAINPPIDPALSQPPESRYRKIDRKKCDRCMACVDACAYGALVITGKPMTIDEILYEVEQDRPFYDNSGGGMTLSGGEPTANMEFAEALLTEAKNRGLHVCLDTNGFSSWENLERLARHADVILYDIKHLDPAAHKEKTGVDNGIILENLKRLTKSGKDVWVRIPVVPDYNDSLGFHKEAAEFLANLPGKISRLDLLPYHNWCQDKYDWLGIDWPMGEIQAMEPSMLEIPVDFYREKGIPATVGGSGFEDGKAEE is encoded by the coding sequence GTTACCGACATTCAGAAATTCGCGGTGAACGACGGGCCGGGCTTCCGCACCAACGTCTTTTTAAAGGGCTGCCCGCTTTCCTGCGCTTGGTGCCACAACCCGGAAACCATATCGCGGGAGCCTGAGATTTTCTGGAAGCGCCGCCTTTGCGTCCAGTGCGGGGCCTGCCTTACCGCCTGCCCGAAGGACGCCATAAATCCGCCCATAGACCCGGCCCTTTCACAGCCGCCGGAGTCGCGGTACCGGAAGATCGACCGGAAAAAGTGCGACCGCTGCATGGCCTGCGTGGACGCCTGCGCCTACGGGGCGCTGGTGATTACCGGAAAGCCCATGACCATCGACGAGATTTTGTACGAGGTGGAGCAGGACCGGCCCTTTTACGACAACTCGGGCGGAGGAATGACCCTCTCCGGCGGCGAGCCAACCGCCAACATGGAATTCGCCGAAGCCCTTCTGACGGAAGCCAAGAACCGTGGACTTCACGTCTGCCTCGACACCAACGGCTTCTCATCCTGGGAAAACCTGGAGCGGCTGGCCCGCCACGCCGACGTGATTCTTTACGACATCAAGCACCTGGACCCGGCGGCCCACAAGGAAAAGACCGGGGTGGACAACGGCATCATCCTGGAAAATTTGAAGCGCCTTACCAAAAGTGGCAAGGACGTGTGGGTGCGGATTCCGGTGGTCCCCGATTACAACGATTCCCTCGGCTTTCACAAGGAAGCCGCCGAATTTCTGGCGAATCTTCCGGGGAAAATTTCCCGGCTCGATCTTCTGCCTTATCACAACTGGTGCCAGGACAAGTACGACTGGCTGGGAATTGACTGGCCCATGGGGGAAATCCAGGCCATGGAGCCGTCCATGCTGGAAATTCCCGTGGACTTCTACCGGGAAAAAGGCATACCGGCGACGGTGGGGGGATCGGGCTTCGAGGATGGAAAGGCGGAGGAATAA
- a CDS encoding glycyl-radical enzyme activating protein — protein sequence MSQDIQISWGVVNDIQRMCVNDGPGYRTTVFLKGCLLDCRWCHNPEGKRRFPEVIPYVSNCKVCGECLPACPTGALHMNGNGFPHVARALCSDCMQCAAACAHDALIVWGRVMSSSDVMVEVINDKPFYKTSGGGMTVSGGEPMSQPAFVAALMRAAKSDPDPNERVHTALDTCGHAAWADYEKVLEYVDMVLLDIKHMDPAAHKSYTGRDNALILSNARKMAARGLKMRLRVPVIPNVNDTEENFTATAKFAAELGEAVSGVDLLPYHPYAGGKYRAFGMDYEFPTGEGYDDSMLEPIINLFLDYVPEVTIGG from the coding sequence ATGAGCCAGGACATCCAAATAAGCTGGGGCGTGGTGAACGACATCCAGCGCATGTGCGTGAACGACGGGCCCGGATACCGCACCACGGTCTTCCTCAAGGGGTGCCTCCTGGACTGCCGCTGGTGCCACAACCCGGAGGGCAAGCGCCGGTTCCCGGAGGTGATCCCCTACGTGAGTAACTGCAAGGTCTGCGGCGAGTGCCTGCCCGCCTGCCCCACGGGGGCCCTTCACATGAACGGCAACGGCTTTCCCCACGTGGCCCGCGCCCTGTGCTCGGACTGCATGCAGTGCGCGGCGGCCTGCGCCCACGACGCCCTGATCGTCTGGGGCCGGGTGATGTCATCAAGCGACGTGATGGTGGAGGTAATCAACGACAAGCCCTTCTACAAGACCTCCGGCGGCGGCATGACGGTTTCCGGCGGCGAGCCCATGAGTCAGCCGGCCTTCGTGGCCGCCCTCATGCGGGCGGCGAAATCCGACCCTGACCCCAACGAACGCGTCCACACGGCACTTGACACCTGCGGACACGCGGCCTGGGCCGACTACGAGAAGGTGCTGGAATACGTTGACATGGTGCTTCTGGACATAAAGCACATGGACCCAGCAGCCCACAAGTCCTACACGGGCCGGGACAACGCGCTCATTTTATCCAACGCCCGGAAAATGGCCGCGCGGGGCTTGAAGATGCGCCTCCGGGTCCCGGTGATCCCCAACGTTAACGACACGGAGGAGAACTTCACAGCAACCGCGAAGTTCGCGGCGGAGCTTGGGGAGGCCGTGAGCGGCGTGGACCTTCTGCCGTATCACCCTTACGCGGGCGGCAAGTACCGGGCCTTTGGCATGGATTACGAGTTTCCCACGGGCGAAGGCTACGACGATTCCATGCTTGAGCCCATCATCAACCTGTTTCTGGACTATGTGCCGGAAGTCACCATCGGCGGATAA
- a CDS encoding benzylsuccinate synthase gamma subunit family protein: protein MKYKESKNFFPHQDNPNRGDYVERVVDPRQAYYKVKPVNAEDEVPESASEFSANK, encoded by the coding sequence ATGAAGTACAAGGAATCGAAGAATTTTTTTCCGCACCAGGACAACCCCAATCGCGGCGACTACGTGGAGCGGGTGGTTGATCCCCGCCAGGCCTACTACAAGGTGAAACCCGTCAACGCCGAGGACGAAGTCCCCGAATCGGCGTCGGAGTTTTCCGCCAACAAATAG